The proteins below are encoded in one region of Aquisphaera giovannonii:
- a CDS encoding SMI1/KNR4 family protein codes for MPVDHAALLGLIRRAFPASALEPLPEDQLADIRRRFPGIPEEYLELLRHVGAGRIGSMGLALYDGPCGPEEFFDEETAADLAGTLFFADDFGGWHAGFDTRDGWRVVGVSSVAPRPLPEREAGVGAFLTRWVEDRRPNRGGNRPE; via the coding sequence GTGCCGGTGGACCACGCGGCGTTGCTCGGGCTCATCCGACGGGCGTTCCCGGCCTCCGCGCTGGAGCCGTTGCCCGAGGACCAACTCGCCGACATCCGGCGGCGATTTCCGGGCATTCCCGAGGAGTATCTCGAGCTGCTCCGGCACGTCGGTGCCGGCCGGATCGGCAGCATGGGGCTCGCCCTCTACGACGGACCTTGCGGGCCGGAGGAGTTCTTCGACGAGGAGACCGCCGCCGACCTGGCCGGCACCCTCTTCTTCGCGGACGACTTCGGCGGATGGCACGCCGGCTTCGACACCCGAGACGGCTGGCGGGTCGTCGGCGTCAGCAGCGTCGCCCCCCGGCCCCTGCCCGAACGCGAGGCCGGAGTCGGCGCGTTCCTCACGCGGTGGGTGGAGGATCGCCGCCCGAATCGGGGCGGCAACCGGCCCGAGTAG
- a CDS encoding SecY-interacting protein Syd, which translates to MGEVKAALARILAREATLLAGHDPEWTSPCEVGEPDGDARIRWRPVEITPPPDFLDVEAEAGVILHPDVKEFYGSYFGRCDEQHFRGMTALLKVSWNPEELAILKRQIVEHLRICPTIPAPFTVFFASTDGDPFFSVDNASGEVLLEEPGRPDAKVVAPSLAAFLAEV; encoded by the coding sequence ATGGGCGAGGTGAAGGCGGCGCTGGCGAGGATCCTGGCCCGTGAGGCGACCTTGCTCGCCGGCCATGATCCCGAGTGGACCTCGCCGTGCGAGGTCGGCGAGCCGGACGGGGACGCGAGGATCCGCTGGCGTCCCGTCGAGATCACCCCCCCGCCGGACTTCCTGGACGTCGAGGCGGAGGCCGGGGTGATCCTGCACCCGGACGTCAAGGAGTTCTACGGGAGCTATTTCGGCCGGTGCGACGAGCAGCATTTCCGGGGCATGACCGCCCTGCTGAAGGTCTCGTGGAATCCCGAGGAGCTGGCCATCCTCAAGCGCCAGATCGTCGAGCACCTGAGGATCTGCCCGACGATCCCCGCTCCCTTCACGGTCTTCTTCGCCAGCACCGACGGGGATCCGTTCTTCAGCGTCGACAACGCGTCCGGCGAGGTCCTCCTGGAGGAGCCCGGCCGGCCCGACGCAAAGGTCGTGGCGCCTTCCCTGGCCGCGTTCCTGGCCGAGGTCTAG
- a CDS encoding lipase family alpha/beta hydrolase: protein MLALIATLAAAALGPPGPTPVDAPPAIRPAAFQSWFELAAEGRLAIPEDVRARAASFRYVLVGGLNFGSTRGYLTHNVKQLRERGVPADSVEVIHPDSSRTIAENADDLDARIRAIAAKGPEKLVLIAHSRGACDVLAFALGDPDFVRERVEAMFLVQGPFGGSGVADYVAGDGPPADGRMPLVPRLAARAGRRIEANVAGPGTHRAIAELSRESCGRFWSERLAEHEDALPVVAPRTFYITSRTSTAKHPPLQRVTASYLRTYYGPNDGLVALEDQDIPGLGTVLAVLDAGHTDLTRRFLSARPRAKARLQKALVDAVMTAVGGPRGPLVETSHARAIPDAR from the coding sequence ATGCTCGCCCTCATCGCGACCCTCGCCGCCGCGGCCCTCGGGCCTCCCGGGCCGACGCCCGTCGACGCCCCGCCGGCGATCCGGCCGGCCGCCTTCCAGTCCTGGTTCGAGCTCGCGGCGGAGGGCCGGCTCGCGATCCCGGAGGACGTCCGGGCGCGGGCCGCGTCGTTCCGCTACGTGCTCGTCGGCGGCCTCAACTTCGGGTCCACGCGAGGCTACCTGACCCACAACGTCAAGCAGCTCCGCGAGAGGGGCGTGCCGGCCGACTCCGTCGAGGTGATCCATCCCGACTCGAGCCGGACCATCGCCGAGAATGCCGACGACCTCGATGCCCGGATCCGCGCGATCGCCGCGAAGGGCCCGGAGAAGCTCGTGCTGATCGCCCACAGCCGGGGCGCCTGCGACGTCCTGGCCTTCGCGCTCGGGGATCCCGACTTCGTCCGCGAGCGGGTCGAGGCCATGTTCCTCGTGCAGGGCCCCTTCGGCGGCTCCGGCGTGGCGGACTACGTGGCCGGCGACGGGCCGCCCGCCGACGGCCGGATGCCGCTGGTCCCCCGGCTCGCGGCCCGCGCCGGGCGTCGGATCGAGGCGAACGTCGCCGGCCCCGGCACGCACCGGGCCATCGCCGAGCTGTCCCGCGAGTCGTGCGGCCGCTTCTGGTCCGAGAGGCTCGCGGAGCACGAGGACGCCCTCCCGGTCGTCGCGCCCCGCACCTTCTACATCACGAGCCGGACGTCCACGGCGAAGCACCCGCCCTTGCAGCGGGTCACCGCGTCCTACCTTCGCACCTACTACGGGCCCAACGACGGGCTCGTCGCCCTGGAGGACCAGGACATCCCCGGGCTCGGCACCGTGCTCGCCGTCCTCGACGCCGGCCACACCGACCTGACCCGCCGGTTCCTCTCGGCCCGCCCCCGGGCCAAGGCCCGGCTCCAGAAGGCCCTGGTGGATGCCGTCATGACGGCCGTCGGCGGCCCCCGCGGGCCCCTCGTCGAGACCTCCCACGCGCGGGCCATCCCCGACGCCCGCTGA